From the genome of Tepidamorphus gemmatus, one region includes:
- the fghA gene encoding S-formylglutathione hydrolase: MEQLSANRAFGGIQTVHRHKSAACGCPMTFAVYLPPQVADGPCPVLWYLSGLTCTHANVMEKGEYRRAAAEHGIIVVCPDTSPRGAAIPDDAAYDLGQGAGFYVDATQAPWAGHFNMYSYVVDELPALICRHFPADMDRQAIFGHSMGGHGALTVALRNPDRFRSVSAFAPITNPIAVPWGRKALTAYLGPDEAAQRRHDATALIEDGARVREILVDQGDADPFLTEQLDPTAFVRACQNGGIALTLNLRPGYDHSYYFISTFMADHIAWHAERLRG; the protein is encoded by the coding sequence ATGGAGCAGCTGTCCGCCAACCGTGCCTTTGGCGGCATCCAGACGGTACATCGGCACAAATCGGCTGCCTGCGGCTGCCCGATGACCTTCGCGGTCTACCTGCCGCCGCAGGTGGCCGACGGCCCCTGCCCCGTCCTCTGGTATCTCTCGGGGCTGACCTGCACCCACGCCAATGTCATGGAGAAGGGGGAGTACCGCCGCGCCGCCGCCGAGCATGGCATCATCGTCGTCTGCCCGGACACCTCGCCGCGCGGCGCGGCGATCCCCGACGACGCGGCCTACGATCTCGGCCAGGGCGCAGGCTTCTATGTCGATGCGACGCAAGCCCCCTGGGCCGGCCACTTCAACATGTACAGCTATGTGGTGGACGAACTGCCCGCCCTGATCTGCCGGCATTTCCCCGCCGACATGGACCGGCAGGCGATCTTCGGCCACTCTATGGGCGGTCATGGCGCGCTCACGGTCGCATTGCGCAATCCTGATCGCTTCCGCTCGGTATCGGCGTTCGCGCCGATCACCAACCCGATCGCCGTTCCCTGGGGCCGCAAGGCGCTCACCGCCTATCTCGGGCCGGACGAAGCCGCCCAGCGCCGTCACGACGCAACCGCGCTGATCGAGGACGGAGCGCGGGTCAGGGAGATTCTGGTGGATCAGGGCGACGCCGACCCGTTCCTCACCGAGCAGCTCGATCCGACGGCTTTCGTGCGCGCCTGCCAGAACGGCGGCATCGCCCTGACGCTGAACCTGCGTCCGGGCTACGACCATTCCTACTATTTCATCTCGACCTTCATGGCCGATCACATCGCCTGGCACGCGGAGCGGCTGCGGGGTTGA